A single Williamwhitmania sp. DNA region contains:
- a CDS encoding DUF2147 domain-containing protein: MKKILLALAAVLMTGTVSAQNENTIVGYWLTQDKDSKVEIYKAKDGLFYGAIRWLKEPNRNGAPKKDDKNPQEKLQSRAILGLSILNGFHYNQEDKEWVDGTIYDPKSGKTYKCLMWFDGNFTTLHVKGYIGFSIIGREVSWTKTNL; the protein is encoded by the coding sequence ATGAAAAAAATTCTTCTTGCCCTTGCTGCCGTTCTTATGACCGGGACCGTTAGCGCACAAAACGAAAATACCATTGTAGGTTACTGGCTTACCCAGGACAAGGATTCAAAGGTTGAAATTTACAAAGCGAAGGATGGTTTGTTCTACGGAGCCATTCGGTGGTTGAAAGAGCCAAACAGGAATGGTGCCCCCAAAAAAGACGATAAAAATCCTCAGGAAAAACTCCAAAGCAGGGCCATTCTTGGATTGAGCATCCTAAATGGTTTTCATTACAACCAAGAGGACAAGGAGTGGGTTGACGGAACCATCTACGATCCAAAGTCGGGAAAAACCTACAAGTGCCTGATGTGGTTCGATGGAAATTTTACCACCCTTCATGTTAAAGGCTACATTGGCTTCTCCATTATTGGAAGGGAAGTTAGCTGGACAAAAACAAATCTATAA